One window from the genome of Chitinispirillales bacterium encodes:
- a CDS encoding aminotransferase class I/II-fold pyridoxal phosphate-dependent enzyme: MNTPIFNALKRYVDSNPVSFYMPGHKHGRGLPQEFVDYIPKIDVTEIPGTDNLHFPETIIKEAQDLAAQLFGADRTFFLINGSSCGILASILTLCNHNDKLIIGRNCHRSVVASLTLAGAVPIYVAPEYNEEYGVSAHITPESIEKAIVKNPDCKGVFITSPNFYGVCSNIREIAKVCHHYGKPLFVDEAHGPHLKFHQELPESAMEGGADICIQSAHKTLLALTQASLLHVRSDLIDANTLKHILVMIQTTSPSYILMSSLDIAREILATQGEKLLGELLDNIKLFKLKMQVLTRLSIVDQKTDVFNFDPTRLVIHCRRLGISGFDLDRELRNRFNVQPELCDLYNVVFITTMDNVKEDFDALFNALVVIHEENKYHDELPLKNMRLDTIPQQKYVPSDAFSMTSVRVPLAESEGRISTASVVPYPPGIPVLCPGEEITKTSIEYIEMILDLGGNVNNIDSARTIEVVAKADIEQYEEENCSDGDG, encoded by the coding sequence ATGAATACCCCGATTTTTAACGCGTTGAAGCGGTATGTGGATTCAAATCCGGTGTCGTTTTATATGCCCGGGCACAAACACGGACGCGGTCTGCCGCAGGAATTTGTTGACTATATTCCAAAAATCGACGTAACGGAAATTCCGGGAACCGATAACCTTCATTTTCCTGAAACAATAATAAAAGAGGCGCAGGATTTGGCGGCGCAGCTTTTCGGAGCGGATAGAACGTTTTTTTTGATAAACGGATCGTCCTGTGGAATATTGGCGTCGATTCTTACGCTTTGTAATCATAACGATAAACTCATTATCGGGCGAAATTGTCACAGGTCTGTTGTCGCATCGCTTACTCTTGCCGGCGCAGTTCCGATTTATGTGGCTCCGGAATATAACGAAGAATATGGGGTTTCGGCGCATATTACACCTGAATCTATTGAAAAGGCTATCGTTAAAAATCCGGATTGTAAGGGAGTATTTATCACTTCTCCTAATTTTTACGGCGTTTGTTCCAATATTCGTGAAATTGCAAAAGTTTGTCACCATTACGGTAAACCGCTTTTTGTGGACGAGGCGCACGGACCGCACCTGAAATTTCATCAGGAACTTCCTGAAAGTGCGATGGAAGGCGGTGCGGATATATGCATTCAATCGGCGCATAAAACTCTTTTGGCTCTGACACAAGCGTCGCTTTTACATGTTCGTTCTGATTTAATTGACGCAAATACGCTTAAACATATTTTGGTAATGATTCAGACGACTTCTCCATCGTATATTTTAATGTCGTCGCTCGACATTGCACGCGAAATTCTTGCGACTCAGGGTGAAAAATTGCTTGGCGAATTACTTGACAACATAAAACTTTTTAAATTGAAAATGCAGGTTTTGACTCGTTTGTCGATAGTCGATCAAAAAACCGACGTTTTCAATTTTGATCCGACACGGCTTGTAATTCACTGCCGAAGACTTGGAATTTCCGGCTTTGATTTGGACAGAGAATTACGCAATAGGTTTAACGTTCAACCGGAACTCTGCGATCTGTACAACGTTGTCTTTATTACTACAATGGATAATGTAAAAGAAGATTTTGACGCTCTTTTTAACGCGTTGGTTGTAATTCACGAAGAAAATAAATATCACGATGAGCTTCCGTTGAAAAATATGCGTTTAGATACGATTCCACAACAAAAATACGTACCATCAGATGCGTTTAGTATGACGAGCGTCCGTGTTCCGCTTGCCGAATCGGAAGGTAGAATTTCTACGGCGAGTGTTGTGCCTTATCCGCCGGGAATACCTGTTTTATGCCCGGGCGAAGAAATTACAAAAACATCCATAGAATATATTGAAATGATTCTCGATTTGGGCGGCAACGTAAACAATATCGACTCGGCAAGAACGATAGAAGTTGTCGCAAAAGCGGATATTGAGCAATATGAAGAAGAAAACTGTTCGGATGGAGAC
- a CDS encoding glycosyltransferase — MLKYMETAENKIKVIIIIPVYNAEKYIAECFYSIANQTYKNIEAIFVDDRSPDNSLEILQELIKNNSTQEIKYKLIKHDTNKNVSVARNTGILQALKTEGGGDYLFFMDSDDIITPNCIEYLLKFARKYPKAKIIQGAVVSVGEDIWSKLFSFDMNERIWNIIYEGIISKQKQKEFEETLIETEIIKYWLRYSMHQIDNIIPCGVWATLYEVDFIKNNNLLFSEDLPITQDVYFRYSCFKKATEITITYMPIYIYRARKDDSLSKQRDQYRRINCSAIVAEKILPDIDNEKYPYELAEWIIEWVMAWLNKMRSEKEKILTQRYMYILKEVKEKIPAQIYLDIFEKITGKNKKSG, encoded by the coding sequence TTGTTAAAATATATGGAAACTGCAGAAAATAAAATTAAAGTCATTATAATAATTCCGGTATATAACGCCGAGAAATATATTGCAGAATGTTTTTATTCCATTGCCAACCAAACATACAAAAATATTGAAGCGATTTTTGTCGATGACCGCTCTCCAGATAATTCTTTGGAAATATTGCAGGAACTTATAAAAAACAATTCAACGCAAGAAATTAAATATAAATTAATCAAACATGATACCAACAAAAATGTTTCCGTCGCACGAAATACCGGAATCCTGCAAGCTCTAAAGACGGAAGGAGGAGGGGATTATTTATTTTTTATGGACAGCGATGATATAATTACTCCTAATTGCATTGAGTATTTGTTAAAATTCGCAAGAAAATATCCAAAGGCGAAAATTATTCAAGGCGCTGTGGTGTCTGTCGGAGAAGATATTTGGAGCAAGCTTTTTTCATTTGACATGAACGAACGAATTTGGAATATTATTTATGAAGGTATTATTTCCAAACAGAAACAAAAAGAATTTGAAGAAACTTTAATAGAAACGGAAATTATTAAATATTGGCTTCGATACTCAATGCATCAAATAGATAATATTATTCCTTGCGGAGTATGGGCTACGCTTTATGAAGTCGATTTTATTAAAAATAACAATTTACTTTTTTCAGAAGATTTGCCGATTACGCAAGATGTTTATTTCCGTTATTCTTGTTTCAAAAAAGCGACAGAGATAACTATTACATATATGCCGATTTACATTTACAGAGCAAGAAAAGACGATTCGCTTTCAAAACAACGCGATCAATATAGAAGAATAAATTGCAGCGCTATAGTTGCGGAAAAAATACTTCCCGATATTGACAATGAAAAATATCCTTACGAACTTGCGGAATGGATAATCGAATGGGTAATGGCTTGGCTAAATAAAATGAGAAGTGAAAAAGAAAAGATACTGACTCAAAGATATATGTATATTTTGAAAGAAGTTAAAGAAAAGATACCCGCACAGATATATCTGGATATTTTCGAGAAGATTACCGGAAAGAATAAAAAATCCGGTTAA